In one window of Candidatus Scalindua sp. DNA:
- a CDS encoding AAA family ATPase yields the protein MLKPEIFKLEITTELRNKLQQKLFETLFDNIDELPPLHRTKEGIPSFTVTEIKERLKALLPTYAKDISQHLKITPKDKRTDALNIGNQLHEWLKEAILFFRREGAECLREGLSRPGPDEAYPFVWSTLFHRKLISLAQSSGLLKNDSDIEKCDILMECIKLWVKEICQNLKKLNMKKFSPSAYFLDMETQLDAIIRFGDKKIHVRSRPDAVTLNQANGEICLWEYKYGNQGQYELQIAQVLFYMSLIEAVKGVKCKRAILWSFSPREEILPQKVREDIKIEEPAPPFPEEVEEAFSGYIGNELSVRKLKVKLTLATKKQPRKMPDNIMFCGPAGLGKTELAKRVASCLELPFINIPAISFSNLEQLVSEIDRTLRAHNLETEESGIDSGKPRRKYPPLVLFIDEAHRLSRRADEFLNFFEPKERRAVVKEFVGDFVDATILLATTDKGALPSAFLTRFRMLDLVPYSIEEVGMIIYEEFKNKDMVITADVCRGIAKVGRLVPRLALSRMGDFLEHNEFKAESYPFSMKGLQNMLKEVWLVDENGLTPSDFLYLDCVKEQPRGVLILNNLLPCKIEEIRNIIEPYLMQINAVKSTKRGRSITEYGRMILKNRPEWL from the coding sequence ATGCTTAAACCTGAAATTTTTAAACTTGAAATAACTACCGAGTTAAGAAACAAATTACAACAGAAATTATTTGAGACTCTTTTTGACAACATTGATGAACTCCCGCCACTTCACAGGACGAAGGAGGGTATCCCCTCATTTACGGTAACAGAAATTAAAGAGAGACTGAAGGCCCTCCTTCCCACTTATGCAAAAGACATCAGTCAACATTTAAAAATTACCCCGAAAGATAAAAGAACGGATGCCCTTAATATTGGAAACCAACTTCATGAGTGGTTGAAAGAAGCAATCCTGTTTTTCCGAAGAGAAGGTGCAGAGTGTCTACGGGAAGGATTAAGCCGGCCTGGTCCGGATGAAGCATACCCGTTTGTATGGAGTACTCTTTTCCATAGAAAGCTTATCTCATTAGCTCAATCATCAGGGCTGTTAAAGAACGATAGTGATATTGAGAAGTGCGATATACTCATGGAGTGTATTAAATTGTGGGTAAAAGAGATTTGCCAGAATCTGAAAAAATTGAACATGAAAAAATTTTCACCGTCTGCATATTTTCTGGACATGGAAACACAGCTTGATGCCATAATACGTTTTGGTGACAAAAAGATCCATGTCCGCAGCAGACCAGATGCCGTTACCTTAAATCAGGCCAATGGGGAAATCTGTCTGTGGGAGTACAAGTATGGAAACCAGGGCCAGTATGAACTGCAGATTGCACAGGTATTGTTTTACATGTCATTGATTGAAGCCGTAAAAGGAGTAAAGTGTAAACGGGCGATCTTGTGGTCATTCAGCCCCCGTGAAGAAATACTGCCACAGAAAGTACGAGAAGATATCAAGATTGAAGAACCTGCGCCTCCCTTCCCTGAAGAAGTGGAAGAAGCCTTTTCAGGATATATTGGAAATGAATTATCTGTCAGAAAGCTAAAAGTAAAGCTTACGCTGGCAACCAAAAAACAACCAAGGAAAATGCCAGATAATATTATGTTCTGCGGACCAGCCGGTCTGGGGAAGACGGAACTGGCAAAAAGAGTTGCTTCGTGCCTGGAATTGCCTTTTATTAATATACCCGCTATCTCATTCAGTAATCTGGAACAGCTGGTTTCAGAAATCGACCGAACTCTCAGGGCACACAACTTGGAAACAGAAGAGAGCGGCATTGATTCAGGAAAGCCCAGGCGTAAATATCCCCCGCTCGTTCTCTTTATAGACGAAGCACACAGACTTTCAAGAAGGGCTGATGAATTTCTGAATTTTTTTGAGCCAAAAGAACGAAGGGCAGTTGTAAAAGAGTTTGTGGGAGATTTCGTTGATGCTACAATTTTATTAGCAACAACCGACAAGGGTGCCCTGCCTTCAGCATTTCTCACCCGCTTCAGAATGCTAGACCTTGTACCTTACTCTATCGAAGAAGTGGGCATGATAATTTATGAGGAATTCAAGAATAAGGATATGGTAATAACCGCTGATGTATGCCGGGGAATTGCAAAGGTGGGGAGGCTGGTACCTCGTCTCGCCTTAAGCCGGATGGGCGATTTTCTTGAACACAATGAATTTAAAGCAGAATCATATCCTTTTTCAATGAAAGGTCTGCAAAACATGCTGAAAGAAGTTTGGCTCGTTGACGAAAACGGGCTTACGCCCAGCGACTTCCTGTACCTTGACTGCGTAAAGGAGCAGCCCAGGGGCGTTCTCATATTGAACAATTTGCTGCCATGCAAAATAGAAGAGATCAGAAACATCATTGAACCATATCTGATGCAGATAAATGCCGTAAAATCGACAAAGCGGGGACGCTCGATAACTGAATATGGGAGAATGATACTGAAAAACAGACCGGAATGGCTGTAA
- a CDS encoding TIGR00730 family Rossman fold protein gives MEKRKMGKCDGVRDNFFRTIADLAELCSTHENADLLKEMVTTILKLGRENSDRGDLKLINKALKELRYAAKTFVPYRNTRKVVFFGSARTRNDSAEYKMAEKLSALMVNHGFKVITGGGPGIMEAGNKGAKRENSFSLNIRLPFEQRHNPYIEGDKKAITFKYFFNRKLFFLKESDATVLFPGGFGTMDECFENLTLIQTGKSKPLPLILIEPPESNYWGKWMTFLRETLAKGGFISPEDLNLFFHTHDVEEALDEILKFFRVYHSMRYFEEKTVINLNRLLKSEDIQLLNEKYKSILRSGTIRLSPPHSTGEEGVGDSTMPRLVMDFNRRDFGKFHEMAKFLNTLVA, from the coding sequence ATGGAAAAGCGCAAAATGGGAAAGTGCGATGGAGTGAGAGATAATTTCTTCAGGACCATAGCTGACCTTGCGGAGCTCTGTTCTACTCATGAGAATGCCGATCTCCTGAAGGAGATGGTTACGACCATTTTAAAATTGGGAAGAGAAAATAGCGACAGGGGAGATCTCAAGCTGATCAATAAGGCGTTGAAGGAGCTACGATATGCAGCGAAGACATTTGTGCCCTACCGAAACACAAGAAAGGTTGTCTTCTTCGGGTCAGCACGGACTCGGAACGACTCTGCGGAATATAAGATGGCGGAAAAGTTGTCAGCGTTGATGGTTAATCATGGTTTTAAGGTAATTACCGGTGGGGGACCCGGGATAATGGAAGCCGGGAACAAGGGTGCAAAGCGTGAAAACAGTTTCAGCTTGAATATCAGACTCCCTTTTGAACAACGTCATAATCCATACATCGAAGGTGACAAAAAAGCTATTACCTTTAAGTACTTTTTTAACAGAAAACTGTTTTTTCTCAAAGAATCCGATGCAACCGTTTTATTTCCCGGTGGTTTTGGTACAATGGATGAATGTTTTGAAAACCTGACATTAATCCAGACGGGAAAAAGTAAACCCCTCCCTCTTATTCTGATAGAACCACCTGAGTCGAACTACTGGGGGAAATGGATGACATTCTTGCGGGAAACCCTCGCAAAAGGAGGCTTTATTTCGCCCGAGGATTTGAATCTGTTTTTTCATACACATGATGTTGAGGAAGCGCTGGATGAAATTTTAAAATTTTTCAGGGTCTATCACTCGATGCGATATTTTGAAGAGAAGACAGTCATCAATCTCAATCGCTTGTTGAAGAGTGAAGATATACAGCTCCTGAATGAGAAATACAAGAGTATTCTTCGATCAGGAACTATACGACTATCACCACCTCATTCTACAGGTGAGGAAGGTGTGGGCGACAGTACTATGCCGAGGCTTGTCATGGATTTTAACCGAAGAGATTTTGGTAAGTTTCATGAAATGGCAAAGTTTTTAAATACCTTAGTTGCATGA
- a CDS encoding V-type ATP synthase subunit D, translating to MQKIKLTKTELRKQKNNLKRFNRYLPILHIKKQQLQKVIEMVRIEQKRVTADYDKLIEEMTPWLGLLGEDVGLSQLLSIKKIETRVENIAGVDIPVFVAAQMERKEYDLLLTPLWVDRAVTMIAAMLTLRAEEFILSERLCSLQRELCITSQRVNLFEKVKIPEAKEAVRKILIFLGDQQAAAMGWARIAKNKIKEAG from the coding sequence ATGCAAAAAATAAAGCTTACAAAGACAGAGCTGAGGAAGCAAAAAAATAATCTCAAGCGTTTTAACCGTTATCTACCGATTTTACACATAAAGAAACAGCAGCTTCAGAAAGTGATCGAGATGGTAAGGATTGAACAAAAAAGAGTAACTGCCGATTATGATAAACTGATCGAGGAGATGACTCCATGGCTTGGTCTTCTGGGTGAGGATGTCGGTCTCTCCCAATTACTGAGTATAAAAAAGATAGAAACCCGTGTTGAAAATATTGCCGGTGTAGATATCCCTGTCTTCGTTGCTGCTCAGATGGAGAGAAAAGAGTATGATTTGTTGCTCACACCCTTATGGGTTGATCGCGCGGTCACCATGATTGCGGCAATGCTCACACTTCGGGCGGAAGAATTTATTCTTTCAGAAAGGCTCTGCTCTCTTCAAAGAGAACTGTGTATCACATCTCAGAGAGTGAATCTTTTCGAAAAGGTGAAGATTCCCGAGGCAAAAGAGGCGGTGAGAAAAATATTGATATTTCTCGGAGATCAGCAGGCCGCAGCCATGGGATGGGCAAGGATTGCCAAAAACAAGATAAAGGAAGCAGGATAA
- a CDS encoding ribose-5-phosphate isomerase, with protein MKIYIGTDHAGFELKEELKRHLLDLGCEVQDMGAYEFNEEDDYPDFIFPVVKKVAEAILKGEDSKGIVIGGSGQGEAIVANKVRGIRAAVVYDEYSARMSREHNDANIISLGNRTLDTGKAKKLVKIWLETPFSNEARHKRRIEKIKAIENNNF; from the coding sequence ATGAAGATATATATAGGGACCGATCACGCAGGCTTTGAGTTGAAGGAGGAACTCAAAAGACATCTTCTTGATTTGGGATGTGAAGTTCAGGACATGGGTGCGTATGAGTTTAATGAAGAAGATGATTATCCTGATTTTATATTTCCGGTTGTGAAGAAAGTGGCCGAAGCGATCCTGAAAGGTGAAGATTCAAAAGGTATCGTTATTGGCGGTTCCGGCCAGGGAGAAGCGATTGTGGCGAATAAAGTAAGGGGTATCCGTGCAGCGGTGGTGTATGATGAGTACAGTGCCAGAATGTCGCGAGAGCACAATGATGCCAATATTATATCGCTGGGAAATCGGACATTAGACACTGGCAAGGCAAAAAAACTGGTAAAAATCTGGCTGGAGACTCCTTTCAGTAATGAAGCGAGACACAAGAGGAGGATTGAGAAAATAAAGGCAATAGAAAACAATAACTTCTAG
- a CDS encoding V-type ATP synthase subunit B produces the protein MKKIYNKILQISGNVIVLPASGIRYGELALIKSRTRDSLAEVIRIEDELVYLQVFSGSSGISTGDEVRFLGKQMEVSFSENLLGRVFDGSGSPRDGGPMLTEDLIEIGGPAVNPAKRIIPSNMIHTGIPMIDLFNSLVESQKISIFTTSGEPYNQLLARIALQAEVDIIILGGMGMRYDDFLFLKSTLEKEGALSRSLLFIHTAADPVVECIMVPDISLTVAENFALHGKKVLVLMTDMKNYCDALKEIAIIMEQVPSNRGYPGDLYSQLASKYEKAVDFEDSGSVTILSVTTMPGNDVTHPVPDNTGYITEGQYYLNNGRIEPFGSLSRLKQFVNKKTRDDHRPLMDAMVQLYAFYQEALEKKAMGFRMTEWDDKLLKFGTLFELKLMDLSVNISLQKALDTGWRILSECFVPEETGIRNELVVKYWWKSRSLQLS, from the coding sequence ATGAAAAAGATATACAACAAAATTCTTCAGATATCGGGTAACGTAATAGTACTTCCTGCCAGCGGTATACGATATGGTGAGTTAGCTCTTATTAAATCTCGGACCAGGGACTCTCTTGCCGAGGTCATTCGAATTGAAGACGAGCTTGTTTATCTTCAGGTTTTTTCGGGAAGCAGCGGGATTTCCACCGGAGATGAAGTCCGCTTTCTGGGGAAACAGATGGAGGTCTCTTTCTCGGAAAATCTTCTTGGGAGGGTGTTTGATGGGTCGGGAAGTCCACGTGATGGAGGACCAATGCTGACCGAGGATCTTATCGAGATAGGGGGGCCTGCCGTGAATCCAGCAAAACGCATAATTCCTTCCAACATGATACATACCGGTATCCCCATGATTGATCTTTTTAACTCGCTCGTTGAATCTCAAAAGATATCTATTTTTACGACGTCTGGAGAACCCTATAATCAGCTACTGGCTCGTATAGCCCTTCAGGCAGAGGTAGATATTATTATTCTTGGCGGGATGGGTATGCGGTATGATGATTTTCTGTTTTTGAAGAGTACACTCGAAAAGGAGGGTGCCCTGAGCCGTTCTCTCCTCTTTATACATACCGCTGCAGATCCAGTTGTTGAGTGTATTATGGTACCGGATATTTCTCTTACTGTTGCTGAGAATTTTGCTCTTCATGGGAAAAAGGTTCTCGTACTCATGACAGACATGAAAAATTATTGTGATGCGCTCAAGGAGATTGCCATCATCATGGAACAGGTACCATCAAACAGGGGGTATCCGGGAGATTTATACAGCCAGCTTGCATCAAAATATGAAAAGGCTGTTGATTTCGAAGATTCCGGTTCGGTAACGATTCTTTCTGTTACAACAATGCCCGGCAACGATGTAACCCACCCCGTGCCTGACAATACCGGCTACATTACCGAGGGGCAGTACTATCTTAACAATGGCAGGATCGAACCGTTTGGATCATTAAGCAGACTGAAGCAATTTGTGAATAAGAAGACAAGGGATGACCATAGACCCTTGATGGACGCTATGGTCCAACTCTATGCATTTTACCAGGAAGCACTGGAGAAAAAAGCAATGGGGTTCAGGATGACTGAATGGGACGATAAACTCCTGAAATTTGGAACCCTTTTTGAACTGAAACTGATGGATTTATCGGTAAATATATCACTTCAAAAGGCTCTCGATACTGGATGGAGGATTCTTTCTGAATGTTTTGTCCCTGAAGAGACAGGAATCAGGAATGAACTGGTAGTGAAGTATTGGTGGAAAAGCAGATCTCTTCAGCTTTCGTAG
- a CDS encoding sulfur transferase domain-containing protein — protein sequence MKYYNKAVFQTVLIILVAFPLFADNETVQKETLVKEGGRSPFKLINERVPFDDIVTGGQPAYDQLKMAHDAGFKAVVNLRTDKERPSPARESLWVEELGMRYFPVPVNGATGISVENAKLLAEILSKQENYPLIVHCQSGNRVGALFALKAFSIEGKSAREALEIGKRAGLTSLEPVVQKLLKR from the coding sequence ATGAAATATTATAATAAAGCTGTTTTTCAGACAGTGCTCATCATATTGGTTGCTTTTCCTCTCTTCGCAGATAATGAAACTGTGCAGAAGGAGACGTTAGTCAAGGAAGGTGGGAGATCACCTTTTAAACTCATCAATGAACGTGTGCCGTTTGATGATATTGTGACTGGCGGCCAACCTGCCTATGACCAGCTAAAGATGGCACATGATGCGGGGTTTAAGGCGGTCGTTAACCTTCGAACTGATAAAGAGCGTCCCAGCCCTGCCCGTGAGTCTTTGTGGGTTGAAGAATTGGGGATGAGATATTTCCCTGTTCCAGTTAACGGTGCAACCGGTATCAGTGTGGAGAATGCAAAACTTTTGGCAGAAATTTTATCAAAACAGGAAAACTATCCCCTCATTGTTCATTGTCAGAGTGGAAACAGGGTCGGTGCTCTTTTTGCGCTTAAAGCCTTTTCCATTGAAGGAAAGAGTGCTAGAGAAGCTCTGGAGATTGGGAAGAGAGCGGGATTGACTTCTCTTGAGCCCGTTGTTCAGAAACTACTGAAACGTTAG